ttccttttttttttttcgatcttcTGCTTTTGCAAACTGTTTAACGTGTGGGAATGCAAGCGACGGCTGGAGCATGACCCCCGGTACGTGCAGTGGGACCGGATCCTAGCGGAGGGCTTCAATTTGTATACAATAGAATAGCTTGTACATCGAAAATAATTCACGACGTAACGAAGAACAATGGCGTAGAGCAAGTAAACCGTGTCAGCAGAAAGGAAAATTTAATGTGATTCGATAATAAGTCGCAGCGATCGCAATCGACTACCAAAAACGGGTTTATTTTTCGTTCCATGGCCCGCacgtcttcttttctttcttttagtgTTTTTGGGGCTCAATGTTTATAACATTGTGAAAATAGCAGTTTGTAGCTTCACTTAACTGTCTGCGGTGTTCCTTTCGTACACGCCAAATATGCACGCCTCCTCGCAACGCGACTCGACATGTAAACAACATGGCGGCTTCCAGTTGGACGATCGCGGAGACTTCGACTCGAGGGTGAAGATAACTGCTCCAAATGACGTGGTTGGGCTCACCATGATCGAAGTGTGTTCCCTGAAACGCATAATATTCCTCACTGTCTTTCTGATAGGGTAAGCTTGCGTTCGTCTTTCTCGTAACCTGATTTTTTTCAACCTCATAAGCTACCTTATGACACCGCCCGGCTGCTGACCAGTTTCGCAATGTTTATCATTCATTCGCTTTGAATGAACGCTCGTTTCCTAATGTGATTCTTATGGCAGCACGGTGCCCGGCGTTTTGTGTTTCCCGAGGGAAATGGCTGTCGTTTTTATTGCGAGGTGTGTGGCGTCTTATTTCGAGTCTTCCGACAGTGCCTGTCTGATGATCCTGACGCTGGAAAGCATCCTGTCAGACCACGACAGTGATCGAAACGGTTCAAATTCTTCGGAGGGTTGCTGGGAAAAAGAAGAGTACGTCGTCAAGCAGAAGTGCACGCCTTGCACCGAATTCGAGAGGGTGAGTAACACGGCCTGACTCACTCGTAACACGACCTGACTCACTTACACACGTAACTTAGCCTCGATATTTCGTCACTCAGCTGCTGATGAAACGCGAGCTTGCAGCTCTTCGTGACTGACACTGTTTTCTTCGTCGCGGGCAGTTACAACCTTAGATCTAGCTACGACTATTATTACTTAGCGATGGAACTTTGTTATACAAATATGACTTTCGTCTTGTGCCAGCTTTATAACCGAGCGTCTTCAGCTGCTGGATCTGTCACGTGTCATGATGTTATTTTTTCTTCACCTCTCTTTCAGGCAAGCAAGCACCTCCCAATATGCATTCAGTCCAAGTACAAAGAACTAGTCACCTGCAAGAGCTCAGGTGACGTCTATAGAAGGTGCGAATGATGCAGCACTGcattgtttttgtgtgtttttttctctttcttcgctGTTCTAATTCAGTTTAGTCGCATTTTATGAAAACTGTGGGGTTCCTTGTCGTCGTCCTGCTTGCTAAGTGCATTTGAGAGCTTTCGTGCATGATTTGTCACTTGCATAGCGGGAGAGTGTTTGGTCTGCGACTAGAAGTTAGAATATAGTTGTAAACATTGAATCATTTGACTTTTTTACATCACCTTGAGCAAGTACAAACAGCTATGGCGATACAAAATGGCTAGTGCTGTTAGGCACGCACTCATATGAAATCTAAATACAGCAGACTTGCAGCAGACTTCCTGTTTTGCATTAAGTTATCTGAAACATATAAAATTAAAGTGTTACAAAATGAAATTTCGGTGACAACACATAAGCAGAACACCTTTTTCATTCCCTGCAGCTATAACCAGGCAATTGTTCTGGGAACAGATAACATTTGCTTGGCAACTTGCTGGACTTGGAACTAGTGTCCCGCAttagg
Above is a window of Rhipicephalus microplus isolate Deutch F79 chromosome 1, USDA_Rmic, whole genome shotgun sequence DNA encoding:
- the JTBR gene encoding jumping translocation breakpoint protein JTBR, translating into MHASSQRDSTCKQHGGFQLDDRGDFDSRVKITAPNDVVGLTMIEVCSLKRIIFLTVFLIGACLMILTLESILSDHDSDRNGSNSSEGCWEKEEYVVKQKCTPCTEFERASKHLPICIQSKYKELVTCKSSGDVYRRCDNEKEGQRFWIFEGSMLVTGLLSSLSVVLRQKHLDRKMIERIQQQVAAGV